A window of the Camelus dromedarius isolate mCamDro1 chromosome 5, mCamDro1.pat, whole genome shotgun sequence genome harbors these coding sequences:
- the SHF gene encoding SH2 domain-containing adapter protein F isoform X5, with translation MEPYEAQKMMAEIRGSKETTAQPLPLYDTPYEPEEDGASPEGEGASWPRESRLPEDDERPPEEYDQPWEWKKERISKAFAVDIKVIKDLPWPPPVGQLDSSPSLPDGDRDISGPASPLPEPSLEDSSAQFEGSEKSCLSPGREEKGRLPPRLSAGNPKSVKPLSVEPSSPLGEWTDPALPLENQVWYHGAISRTDAENLLRLCKEASYLVRNSETSKNDFSLSLKSSQGFMHMKLSRTKEHKYVLGQNSPPFSSVPEIVHHYASRKLPIKGAEHMSLLYPVAIRTL, from the exons ATGGAGCCCTATGAGGCCCAAAAGATGATGGCTG AGATCCGGGGCTCCAAGGAGACGACAGCTCAGCCGTTGCCTCTGTATGACACACCCTATGAGCCAGAGGAGGACGGGGCCAGCCCGGAGGGTGAGGGGGCCTCCTGGCCCCGAGAGTCCCGCCTGCCCGAGGATGACGAGAGGCCCCCTGAGGAGTATGACCAGCCCTGGGAGTGGAAGAAGGAGCGGATTTCCAAAGCCTTTGCAG TTGACATTAAGGTCATCAAAGACTTACCTTGGCCTCCACCGGTGGGACAGCtggacagcagcccctccctgcctgacGGGGACAGGGACATCTCCGGTCCAGCCTCACCCCTCCCTGAGCCCAGCCTGGAGGACAGCAGCG CCCAGTTTGAAGGATCTGAGAAGAGCTGCCTGTCACCTGGCCGGGAGGAGAAGGGGCGGCTCCCTCCCCGACTCTCTGCAGGGAACCCCAAGTCAGTCAAGCCCCTAAGCGTGGAGCCCAGCAGTCCCCTGGGGGAGTGGACAGACCCAGCACTGCCTTTGGAAAACCAGGT CTGGTACCACGGGGCCATCAGTCGAACAGATGCCGAGAACCTGCTCCGGCTGTGCAAGGAGGCCAGCTACCTGGTGCGCAATAGTGAGACCAGCAAGAACGACTTCTCCCTGTCCCTCAA gaGCAGTCAGGGCTTCATGCATATGAAGCTGTCCCGGACCAAGGAACACAAGTATGTGCTGGGCCAGAACAGCCCACCCTTCAGCAGCGTCCCTGAAATCGTGCACCACTACGCCAGCCGCAAGCTGCCCATTAAGGGGGCCGAGCACATGTCTCTGCTCTACCCCGTGGCCATCCGGACTCTGTAG